A window of Vibrio ishigakensis contains these coding sequences:
- a CDS encoding single-stranded DNA-binding protein: MASRGVNKVIIMGNLGQDPEVRFAANGNAIANITIATSETWRDKASGEQREKTEWHRVVLFGKTAEIAGEYLKKGSQVYIEGQLQTRKWQDQSGQDRYTTEVVVQWPTGQMQLLGGRQGGGAPGQQMGGQQGGYSQPQGQANSGWGQPQQPQVHQQPAQQQKPQAPQSNYNEPPMDFDDDIPF; this comes from the coding sequence ATGGCAAGCCGTGGCGTCAACAAAGTTATTATAATGGGCAACCTAGGCCAAGATCCTGAGGTACGTTTTGCCGCTAATGGTAATGCTATCGCGAACATTACTATCGCCACTTCTGAAACATGGCGAGACAAAGCAAGCGGTGAACAGCGTGAAAAAACTGAATGGCACCGTGTGGTTCTATTCGGCAAAACAGCTGAAATCGCGGGCGAATACCTGAAGAAAGGCTCTCAGGTTTACATCGAAGGTCAACTGCAGACTCGTAAGTGGCAAGACCAATCTGGTCAAGACCGCTACACCACAGAAGTTGTTGTTCAATGGCCAACAGGTCAGATGCAACTGCTAGGTGGTCGTCAAGGCGGTGGTGCTCCAGGCCAACAGATGGGCGGTCAGCAAGGTGGTTACAGCCAGCCTCAAGGTCAAGCAAACTCTGGTTGGGGTCAACCTCAACAGCCGCAAGTGCATCAACAACCTGCGCAACAGCAAAAACCTCAGGCTCCACAGTCTAACTACAATGAGCCACCAATGGATTTTGACGACGACATTCCGTTCTAA
- a CDS encoding response regulator transcription factor, with product MQFNGINSQIFLHKNSGFDETTITKLQQLTGLTLYKLEDWHQEYKSSLTPIIIISYNDKEFNPLEYENPNEPGKNIFMVTTRTPLQLKTTQLLKYGRLKGIFYKDQSPEQIALGLESLAQGRSWLSRAVTDQLLSYFQSVLIRYNPPHTINLTRREIEVLEALKSGKSNYHISEKLFVSEHTIKSHLYKIFRKIKVKNRDEAVLWAHHFLP from the coding sequence ATGCAGTTTAACGGTATAAACTCTCAAATCTTTCTACATAAAAACAGTGGATTTGACGAAACAACAATTACAAAATTACAACAGCTAACAGGCTTAACCTTATACAAACTGGAAGATTGGCATCAGGAGTATAAATCGAGTTTAACCCCAATAATAATCATCAGTTATAACGATAAAGAATTTAATCCTTTGGAGTATGAGAACCCGAATGAGCCGGGCAAGAATATCTTCATGGTCACCACGCGCACGCCACTACAATTAAAGACAACTCAGTTGCTTAAATATGGTCGACTAAAAGGGATTTTCTACAAGGACCAAAGTCCAGAGCAGATAGCCCTTGGATTGGAGTCCTTGGCTCAAGGGCGGTCATGGCTTAGCCGCGCGGTCACCGATCAGCTACTCTCATACTTTCAATCGGTCTTAATTCGCTATAACCCGCCTCATACGATTAATTTAACTCGCCGCGAAATAGAAGTACTGGAGGCTCTAAAGTCGGGAAAGTCAAATTATCATATCTCCGAAAAGCTTTTCGTAAGCGAACACACGATTAAGTCTCATCTATATAAGATATTTCGGAAAATAAAGGTAAAAAACAGGGACGAGGCGGTATTGTGGGCGCACCATTTCTTACCATAA
- a CDS encoding tetratricopeptide repeat protein, giving the protein MSVVNSALTKLAQQEKQGASNIERAEVPKLKKTSPVVWIIGGFSLSLALGGFAVSQQQTQIQNEQNDLVTTSVTLAPVENATVINSPTKSAVQTESVSLFQAPKEAVTRVQVAEEKAESPAKPVEVAKTQKQEVAPKPVVAKTEPVKAKPVVQAKPIPEPILIAKAETKPEQEQMKVEQVELTAEQLAEKSIARAEKALNANDARTAFSEYNKALKLVPTDEKTRQKLAAIYYGRKDTRRAVNLLQQGIRLNEKSEALRLALAKLLVKEQQPEAALSSLSYMPDNASEEYLALRAGLAQQTKNVEIAEESYKELSERDPSNARWWLGLAIQQERQLEYADAKESYTKALGLVGISKQTQAFIRDRLQLLNSLEGDE; this is encoded by the coding sequence ATGAGTGTAGTAAACAGTGCTTTGACCAAACTGGCACAGCAAGAGAAGCAAGGCGCTTCCAACATTGAGCGTGCTGAAGTACCAAAGCTCAAAAAGACCTCTCCGGTGGTTTGGATCATCGGTGGCTTTAGTCTTAGCCTAGCGTTAGGTGGTTTTGCAGTTTCCCAGCAGCAGACACAAATACAAAACGAGCAGAATGACTTGGTGACTACCAGCGTTACACTTGCGCCTGTTGAGAATGCTACCGTCATTAATTCACCAACAAAAAGCGCAGTGCAAACGGAAAGTGTTAGCCTTTTTCAAGCGCCTAAAGAAGCCGTAACTAGAGTTCAAGTGGCCGAAGAAAAAGCAGAGTCTCCGGCTAAACCAGTGGAAGTGGCTAAAACGCAAAAGCAAGAGGTTGCTCCAAAGCCGGTTGTTGCTAAAACAGAACCAGTAAAAGCTAAGCCTGTTGTTCAAGCCAAACCAATACCGGAGCCTATCCTCATTGCTAAGGCAGAGACTAAGCCAGAGCAAGAACAGATGAAAGTTGAGCAGGTTGAACTAACCGCCGAGCAACTTGCGGAGAAGTCTATCGCCCGTGCAGAGAAGGCTCTTAATGCCAATGATGCTCGTACAGCTTTTTCTGAATACAACAAAGCTTTGAAGTTAGTGCCTACTGACGAGAAAACTCGCCAGAAGTTAGCGGCTATTTACTACGGCCGTAAAGATACTCGCCGAGCGGTGAACCTGCTTCAACAAGGGATTCGTTTGAATGAGAAAAGTGAAGCACTACGTCTAGCCCTTGCCAAGTTATTAGTAAAAGAGCAGCAACCGGAAGCGGCGCTCTCTTCTCTTTCCTATATGCCAGACAACGCCAGCGAGGAGTACCTTGCGCTACGTGCAGGCCTTGCCCAGCAGACTAAGAATGTTGAAATTGCTGAAGAAAGCTATAAAGAACTATCGGAACGAGACCCAAGCAACGCTCGCTGGTGGCTTGGCCTAGCGATACAACAAGAGCGACAGCTGGAATACGCGGATGCTAAAGAGTCATATACCAAGGCACTTGGCCTAGTGGGAATTTCCAAACAGACCCAAGCGTTTATTCGCGATCGCTTGCAGCTGCTTAATTCTCTCGAGGGGGATGAGTAG
- the csrD gene encoding RNase E specificity factor CsrD — MRTTPALKLSTRLVAFVTMIVISAVFILFVGGTLSIQKLGEEYTKRSVQGIVEVLDQQIQASVADGELKRWVPKLLKSSNVIEMKLHSGSVVLFDYKDTARPFELERLVTYTSNLTLNPSYTIEFKVIPPYIGYSYSIGALSTITLAIGLIVFCLRQGVKWLRQQLRGSELLEERGRMILAGRVEQHAIGDHEEWPYTASEALDKLIAELQDARQERSRFDTFIRSQTFLDQLTGASNRLSFDNRLESTLTESGASGGIIVLQVYDWESIKEQNDKQTLDAFIVELGDTISNSINRYPDVVFARYYEATFCAMIPNQSDTDLSNLCSQILRQVEKLHLNGIDPDNWVHLGMTVYREGERRTNIVNEVETALKSAQLEKENNWNRFNKETKSSVDRGSVRWRALFDRELHADKIHLIKQPCFLAQENGEVEFLHHEVFSRIIDDKQHILKASKFSPAIRQTGYESQLDKNVLLKIVKFLKLSDDMVCYSINLYAQPFRYRTHFNWLRDELLQLTPQQRQRLAFEFMEGPMVTHLDAMRPVLKMLSGLGCKVIVNQAGRTIISSHYIKESSVDYLKLHRSLVRNIESRPENQLYIRSLLGACENTPTQVIAVGVETKKEWQTLLNLGISGGQGRFFAKESDFLPGSGYKIRQTMSSISGRRNRWRK; from the coding sequence ATGCGTACCACTCCAGCGTTAAAGCTGAGTACTCGCTTGGTTGCCTTTGTGACCATGATAGTCATCAGTGCTGTATTTATTCTTTTCGTTGGCGGTACTCTATCCATTCAAAAGCTTGGTGAGGAGTACACCAAGCGTTCAGTGCAAGGGATCGTAGAGGTCCTAGATCAGCAGATCCAAGCTTCAGTAGCAGACGGTGAGCTCAAGCGTTGGGTACCAAAACTACTGAAATCCAGCAATGTCATCGAGATGAAGCTGCATTCCGGCTCTGTAGTGCTGTTTGACTACAAAGATACAGCCAGGCCGTTTGAGCTTGAAAGGCTCGTCACCTACACCAGCAATCTGACCCTCAATCCTAGCTACACCATAGAGTTTAAGGTTATTCCGCCTTATATAGGTTACAGCTACTCCATCGGAGCATTATCTACTATCACACTCGCTATCGGCCTTATCGTGTTTTGTTTGAGACAGGGCGTAAAGTGGTTGAGGCAACAGTTGCGCGGCTCTGAACTTTTAGAAGAACGCGGACGAATGATTCTCGCGGGACGTGTTGAGCAGCACGCTATCGGAGACCACGAGGAGTGGCCTTATACTGCGAGCGAAGCATTGGATAAGCTGATTGCCGAGCTTCAAGACGCCAGACAAGAGCGCAGTCGCTTCGATACCTTTATCCGCTCCCAGACCTTTTTGGATCAATTGACCGGCGCATCTAATCGCCTCTCTTTTGATAACCGATTAGAGTCCACTCTAACTGAGAGTGGCGCTTCTGGTGGCATCATAGTACTCCAAGTCTATGACTGGGAAAGCATTAAAGAGCAAAACGATAAGCAGACCTTGGATGCCTTCATCGTTGAACTTGGCGATACCATTTCTAACAGTATCAACCGTTATCCAGATGTGGTTTTTGCTCGTTATTATGAGGCGACATTCTGCGCCATGATCCCTAATCAATCAGATACGGATCTCTCGAATCTTTGTAGTCAGATTTTAAGACAGGTAGAGAAATTACATCTTAACGGCATTGATCCAGACAACTGGGTGCACCTAGGCATGACCGTTTACCGTGAGGGTGAGCGTCGCACTAATATCGTTAATGAAGTAGAGACAGCGCTGAAGTCGGCTCAGTTGGAGAAAGAAAATAACTGGAACCGCTTTAATAAAGAAACAAAGTCCTCGGTAGATAGAGGCAGCGTTCGTTGGCGGGCTTTGTTTGATAGGGAATTGCATGCCGATAAAATTCATTTAATTAAGCAACCTTGCTTCCTGGCTCAAGAAAATGGTGAAGTTGAATTTCTACATCATGAGGTATTCAGTAGGATTATTGATGATAAGCAGCATATATTGAAGGCATCAAAGTTTAGCCCCGCAATAAGACAAACCGGCTATGAAAGCCAGTTAGATAAAAATGTTTTATTGAAGATAGTAAAATTTTTGAAGCTATCGGATGATATGGTATGCTATTCTATTAACCTCTATGCTCAACCGTTTAGGTACAGAACGCACTTCAATTGGTTGAGAGATGAGTTGCTTCAGTTGACCCCACAACAGAGGCAACGCCTGGCATTCGAGTTTATGGAAGGTCCAATGGTAACGCACCTAGATGCGATGCGACCTGTACTCAAAATGTTGTCAGGCCTTGGTTGCAAGGTAATTGTTAACCAAGCAGGCAGAACCATAATCAGTTCTCACTACATTAAAGAGTCTTCGGTGGATTATTTGAAATTGCACCGGAGCTTAGTGCGCAATATTGAAAGTCGACCTGAAAACCAACTCTATATTCGTAGCCTTTTAGGCGCTTGTGAAAATACACCGACTCAGGTTATTGCTGTGGGGGTGGAAACGAAGAAAGAGTGGCAAACTTTATTAAATCTTGGGATATCTGGTGGGCAAGGTCGCTTCTTTGCGAAAGAAAGTGACTTCTTACCGGGATCTGGATATAAGATTAGACAAACCATGTCGTCAATTTCAGGACGAAGAAATCGTTGGCGGAAATAA
- a CDS encoding GspE/PulE family protein: MAIKLLKRLGDLLVENDIVSEEQVQQALDSQRQTGRKLGDSLIQLGFITEKQLLTFLAQQLNIPFVDLNRAQVDIEAVQLLPEVHARRLRALVIAHKGNQVTVCMSDPADLFAQESVLRILLQYEVKFAVSSERQLVSGFDRYYRRTKEIASFAEQLHAEHQSTDSFELNLSDTADSDEVTVVKLINSLFEDAVQVGASDIHIEPDENVLRLRQRIDGVLHETILNEVNIASALVLRLKLMAQLDISEKRLPQDGRFHIKVKGQSIDIRMSTMPVEYGESVVMRLLNQTAGVRALEESGLPDDLLIRLRRQLKRPHGMILVTGPTGSGKTTTLYGALTELNSPSKKIITVEDPVEYRLPRVNQVQVNSKIDLDFSTVLRTFLRQDPDIILVGEMRDQETVEIGLRAALTGHLVLSTLHTNDAVDSALRMMDMGAPGYLVASSVRAVLAQRLIRRVCTDCSEPVELSPDQKTWLEARFPNQVHAQFSKGQGCQSCNLTGYQGRIGVFELLELDQPLMDALRSNDAVGFAQKARKTEGYQPLLVSAMKLALEGVVSFDEVMLLGEGDGSGVAETHLL; encoded by the coding sequence GTGGCTATTAAATTATTAAAACGTCTTGGTGACCTGCTAGTAGAAAACGATATTGTCTCTGAAGAGCAGGTTCAACAGGCATTGGACTCACAGCGCCAAACAGGGCGTAAGCTAGGTGACTCACTGATTCAACTTGGCTTTATCACAGAGAAGCAATTGCTGACCTTCCTTGCTCAGCAGCTGAATATTCCTTTTGTGGATCTGAATCGAGCGCAAGTAGACATCGAAGCAGTGCAATTGCTTCCAGAAGTGCATGCTCGTCGCCTTCGTGCGTTAGTGATTGCTCACAAAGGCAACCAAGTCACTGTCTGTATGAGTGACCCTGCAGACCTGTTTGCCCAAGAGTCTGTGCTCAGAATATTGTTGCAATATGAGGTGAAATTCGCCGTTTCTTCAGAGCGTCAGCTGGTCTCTGGTTTTGATCGCTACTATCGCCGAACTAAAGAGATCGCCTCGTTTGCAGAGCAACTGCATGCCGAGCACCAATCTACGGACAGCTTTGAACTGAACCTGTCTGACACAGCCGATAGCGATGAAGTAACGGTTGTTAAGCTTATCAATTCACTATTCGAAGATGCGGTACAGGTCGGGGCGTCGGATATACATATTGAACCGGATGAGAACGTGTTGCGTCTTCGTCAGCGTATCGATGGTGTTCTGCATGAAACTATTCTTAATGAGGTAAACATTGCCTCGGCGCTTGTACTTCGTTTGAAGCTAATGGCGCAGCTAGATATCTCCGAGAAACGTCTGCCACAAGATGGCCGCTTCCATATTAAGGTGAAAGGCCAGTCTATCGATATTCGTATGTCGACCATGCCAGTCGAGTACGGTGAATCTGTAGTAATGCGTCTGTTGAACCAGACTGCCGGTGTGCGTGCTCTGGAAGAATCTGGCCTACCTGATGATCTTCTGATTCGCCTAAGGCGCCAGTTAAAGCGTCCACACGGTATGATCTTGGTAACGGGGCCAACGGGCTCGGGTAAAACCACCACCCTTTATGGTGCACTAACTGAGCTTAACTCACCGTCGAAGAAGATCATCACGGTGGAAGATCCAGTGGAATATCGATTGCCTCGCGTGAATCAGGTACAGGTGAACAGCAAGATCGATCTAGATTTCTCTACGGTTCTTAGAACCTTCTTGCGTCAGGATCCCGATATCATCCTCGTAGGTGAGATGCGTGACCAAGAAACCGTTGAAATCGGTCTTCGTGCTGCACTTACTGGTCACTTGGTTTTGAGTACATTACACACCAACGATGCGGTAGACAGCGCACTGCGAATGATGGACATGGGGGCACCAGGTTATCTGGTGGCGAGTTCTGTTCGTGCGGTATTGGCACAGCGCTTGATCCGCCGTGTATGTACCGATTGTTCTGAACCCGTTGAACTGAGCCCAGACCAAAAAACTTGGCTTGAAGCTCGTTTCCCAAATCAGGTTCATGCTCAATTTAGTAAAGGGCAGGGCTGTCAGAGCTGTAACCTAACCGGTTACCAGGGTCGAATCGGTGTATTTGAACTGCTTGAACTAGACCAACCATTGATGGATGCACTGCGCTCCAACGATGCAGTTGGCTTTGCTCAGAAAGCTCGCAAAACCGAAGGGTATCAGCCGTTACTTGTGTCAGCTATGAAGCTAGCACTGGAAGGCGTGGTGAGCTTTGATGAGGTGATGCTGTTGGGTGAAGGTGATGGTTCTGGTGTCGCCGAGACGCATTTGTTGTAG
- the mshL gene encoding pilus (MSHA type) biogenesis protein MshL produces the protein MRIFILGIATAVLAGCSMGHNDPVEIKQALNEAANQANSKSLDELPPSVNADLMPDIDGVEGSSSTKLKRFRVQANNVSAKAFFASLVQGTEYSAAIHPGVEGRVTVNLTDVTMDEVLNVVRDMYGYSITKSGKVIQVYPAGLRTETIPVDYLQLKRMGRSLTSITNGSVSSKDDSSSSSSSSDSSSSSSNNSGSSSSSTSTEKTGGTDIETLTESDFWTQLEKSVATLIGTDEGRSVVVSPQASVITVRAYPDEIREIRNFLGVSQERLQRQVILETKILEVTLNDGYQQGIQWSNMTASLGGADVIFGRGPALTPQPLTALPIANALGGTTNVTISDGNFEAVLSFVATQGDMNVLSSPRVTAANNQKALIKVGEDEYFVTDVSSVVGSGDNANVAPDVELTPFFSGISLDVTPQIDDKGNVLLHVHPAVIEVTTEEKTIDLGEPTGTITLPLAKSSIRESDSIIRASDGDVVVIGGLMKSSESEAVSKVPFFGDIPALGHLFRNTVTQTEKTELVILLKPTVVGVNTWQQEIERSRSLLDEWFPEGQ, from the coding sequence ATGCGTATTTTTATTTTGGGGATAGCCACTGCCGTACTAGCAGGATGCTCAATGGGGCATAACGACCCAGTTGAAATCAAGCAGGCCCTGAACGAAGCTGCCAATCAAGCCAACAGTAAAAGCTTGGATGAGCTGCCACCGTCTGTTAATGCCGACTTGATGCCAGATATTGATGGCGTCGAAGGTAGCTCTTCAACCAAGCTGAAGCGATTCCGTGTGCAGGCGAACAATGTTTCAGCCAAGGCGTTCTTTGCTAGCCTGGTGCAGGGGACTGAATACAGTGCAGCCATCCACCCTGGTGTTGAGGGTCGCGTAACCGTAAACCTTACCGATGTAACCATGGATGAGGTACTGAATGTCGTTCGTGATATGTATGGCTACAGCATCACTAAATCCGGCAAGGTTATTCAGGTGTACCCTGCGGGTCTGCGCACTGAGACTATCCCTGTTGATTACCTACAGCTAAAACGTATGGGGCGCTCACTAACCTCTATCACTAACGGCTCTGTTTCATCGAAAGATGACAGCTCAAGCAGCTCCTCTTCTTCAGACTCTTCTAGCTCGAGCAGTAATAATAGCGGTTCATCATCCAGTTCAACTTCAACAGAGAAGACTGGCGGTACAGATATTGAGACTCTAACCGAGAGTGATTTTTGGACTCAGTTAGAAAAATCCGTAGCCACTTTGATTGGTACCGATGAGGGACGTAGCGTTGTGGTTTCGCCACAAGCGAGCGTTATTACCGTGCGTGCTTATCCAGATGAGATCCGAGAGATTCGTAATTTCTTGGGTGTGTCTCAAGAGCGATTGCAGCGTCAGGTGATCCTAGAGACCAAGATCCTTGAGGTCACTCTAAATGATGGTTATCAGCAAGGCATCCAATGGAGCAATATGACCGCTTCTCTTGGTGGTGCGGATGTGATCTTTGGACGTGGTCCTGCCCTCACTCCACAGCCGTTAACTGCTCTCCCTATCGCTAACGCGCTTGGTGGAACTACAAATGTCACCATTTCCGATGGTAACTTTGAGGCGGTTTTAAGCTTTGTTGCTACTCAAGGTGATATGAACGTGCTCTCGAGCCCGAGAGTGACAGCGGCAAATAACCAGAAAGCGCTAATAAAAGTAGGTGAAGACGAGTACTTCGTTACTGACGTGAGTAGCGTTGTAGGTAGTGGTGATAATGCGAACGTAGCACCAGATGTCGAACTGACACCTTTCTTTTCAGGTATTTCTTTGGATGTGACTCCGCAGATTGATGATAAAGGCAATGTTCTTCTTCATGTGCATCCAGCCGTTATTGAAGTGACCACTGAAGAGAAAACCATCGACCTAGGCGAGCCTACGGGCACTATTACCTTGCCGTTGGCGAAGAGTTCTATCCGTGAATCAGACTCGATTATCCGCGCCTCTGATGGTGATGTCGTGGTTATCGGTGGCTTGATGAAATCAAGTGAAAGTGAAGCTGTATCTAAGGTGCCTTTCTTCGGTGATATCCCTGCATTGGGTCACCTGTTCCGCAATACAGTGACTCAAACCGAGAAGACCGAACTGGTTATCCTGCTTAAGCCAACTGTTGTTGGTGTGAATACTTGGCAACAAGAGATCGAGCGCTCCCGTAGCCTGCTCGACGAGTGGTTCCCTGAAGGCCAATAA
- a CDS encoding MSHA biogenesis protein MshK: protein MVKNILLFLMLSVSCSIFAQQDPTAPLGWYAPKASAVKRAKTYPLPVLQSIVCDSGSQCVAMLNDRILSKNQSVAGYKIVSITKEDVVVARAGKTWQLQLFNSNVRQ, encoded by the coding sequence GTGGTTAAAAATATTCTGTTATTTCTGATGCTTAGCGTGTCTTGTAGTATTTTTGCTCAGCAAGACCCAACTGCTCCACTAGGATGGTATGCACCTAAAGCCAGTGCTGTGAAGCGCGCTAAAACTTACCCGCTACCTGTACTGCAAAGCATAGTGTGTGACTCGGGTAGCCAATGTGTTGCTATGCTGAATGATAGAATTCTTTCTAAAAATCAGAGCGTTGCAGGCTACAAGATAGTTTCAATTACTAAAGAAGATGTGGTTGTAGCTCGAGCTGGCAAGACCTGGCAATTACAACTTTTCAATTCAAACGTTAGACAATAA
- a CDS encoding ExeA family protein, producing the protein MYLTQFGFEQAPFSLTPNTQLFHGLPPHYEAIQTVMSALNMGEGVVKLTGEVGTGKTMVCRMLIEQLENDFALVYLPNPVLDGDGLRFAIANELGLEATEPHRLVDQIQSKLVELREQGRPAIALIDEAQALSDEALETIRLFGNLETVTDKLLQIVLIGQPELDERLQQHHLRQFRQRITFSARLRPLSLEEAVAYIDHRISVSGGDTNVFKLSQKKAIWRAASGIPRIINQLCHKALLLAVSTNKQKVVNQHLLDAMRDTYVVQKPKYKTPFLWGWQQV; encoded by the coding sequence ATGTATCTGACTCAATTTGGATTTGAGCAAGCACCATTTAGCTTGACTCCAAATACCCAGCTGTTTCATGGATTGCCTCCACATTACGAGGCAATTCAGACGGTTATGTCTGCTCTAAATATGGGCGAGGGGGTAGTAAAGCTTACTGGAGAGGTGGGCACAGGCAAGACCATGGTCTGTCGCATGCTCATTGAGCAGTTAGAGAATGACTTTGCTCTGGTGTATCTACCCAATCCAGTATTGGATGGTGATGGCCTGCGCTTTGCTATCGCCAATGAGCTAGGGCTTGAAGCAACGGAACCTCACCGCTTAGTTGATCAGATCCAATCAAAGCTGGTGGAGTTAAGAGAGCAGGGAAGACCAGCTATTGCCCTTATCGATGAAGCCCAAGCTCTGAGTGATGAGGCGTTAGAGACCATCCGGCTGTTTGGCAATTTAGAGACGGTGACCGATAAGTTGTTGCAGATAGTGTTGATTGGTCAGCCTGAGTTGGACGAACGACTCCAACAACACCACCTGCGTCAGTTCAGACAGCGCATCACCTTTAGCGCAAGGCTTAGACCTTTGTCTCTAGAGGAAGCGGTCGCTTACATCGATCATCGCATCTCGGTAAGCGGCGGTGATACAAATGTATTTAAACTTTCTCAGAAGAAGGCCATTTGGCGCGCCGCTTCTGGAATTCCAAGAATTATAAATCAGCTTTGTCACAAGGCTCTTTTATTGGCAGTAAGCACTAACAAACAGAAGGTGGTCAATCAGCACCTGCTTGATGCCATGAGAGATACTTATGTTGTGCAAAAGCCAAAGTACAAAACGCCATTTTTATGGGGGTGGCAACAGGTATGA
- a CDS encoding type II secretion system protein M: MKERWLLLSDQFAELSPREKWLIAGGGWVAIVLLCLTFLLDPATEERTKAERSVDREEQLIASTQTDIKVLIEKLKRDPDTEVDKKLKQLMLENQELSEELSQVVNSLISPSQMATLLEQVLSSGGKLRLVSLQSLPAESITQVSDETGYFLHPVRITVTGRYFDIKDYLDTLEQMPVKYYWRSFDYQVEKYPTAQLVLEVYTLGTRQEFISG; the protein is encoded by the coding sequence ATGAAAGAGAGATGGCTTTTACTTTCTGATCAGTTCGCGGAGCTCAGCCCAAGAGAGAAATGGTTGATCGCTGGTGGCGGTTGGGTCGCTATTGTCTTGTTATGCCTAACCTTTTTGTTAGACCCTGCCACAGAAGAACGAACCAAAGCAGAGCGTTCTGTCGATCGAGAAGAGCAGCTTATCGCTTCTACTCAAACCGATATCAAGGTGCTTATCGAGAAGCTTAAGCGTGATCCGGATACTGAGGTAGACAAAAAGCTCAAACAGTTGATGCTGGAAAACCAAGAGTTATCCGAAGAGTTGTCGCAGGTGGTGAATAGTCTTATTTCACCGAGCCAGATGGCAACTTTGCTGGAGCAGGTGTTGAGCAGTGGCGGCAAGCTTCGTTTGGTCTCATTGCAGTCGCTACCGGCGGAGTCGATCACACAAGTAAGCGACGAAACCGGCTACTTCTTGCATCCAGTGCGTATCACTGTGACCGGCCGTTATTTTGATATCAAAGACTACTTGGACACGCTTGAGCAGATGCCAGTTAAATACTACTGGCGCAGCTTCGATTACCAAGTTGAGAAGTATCCGACAGCACAGCTGGTGCTAGAGGTCTACACTTTGGGCACTAGGCAGGAGTTTATCAGTGGTTAA
- the galU gene encoding UTP--glucose-1-phosphate uridylyltransferase GalU, with the protein MIKKCLFPAAGYGTRFLPATKSMPKEMMPVVNKPLIEYGVEEAIEAGMDGMCIVTGRGKHSIMDHFDKNYELEHQIQGTNKEELLVDIRDIIESANFTYIRQREMKGLGHAILTGRELVGDEPFAVVLADDLCVNEEQGVLAQMAALYKQFRCSIVAVQEVPEDETHKYGVIKGEMIKDDLIRVDDMVEKPEPGTAPSNLAIIGRYILTPDIFELIENTEPGKGGEIQITDALLKQAQAGCVLAYKFKGKRFDCGSVDGYIEATNYCFENIYKKDEKATELGKKSTQKEA; encoded by the coding sequence ATGATTAAAAAGTGTTTATTCCCCGCCGCAGGCTACGGCACTCGTTTCCTTCCTGCTACTAAATCTATGCCAAAAGAGATGATGCCAGTGGTGAACAAACCACTTATCGAATATGGCGTTGAAGAAGCGATTGAAGCAGGTATGGACGGTATGTGTATCGTTACTGGCCGTGGTAAACACTCCATCATGGATCACTTCGATAAGAACTACGAGCTAGAGCACCAGATCCAAGGTACCAACAAAGAAGAGCTACTGGTTGATATCCGTGACATCATCGAATCTGCAAACTTCACCTATATTCGCCAACGCGAAATGAAGGGCCTAGGCCACGCAATCCTAACTGGTCGTGAACTAGTGGGTGATGAACCATTTGCCGTAGTTCTTGCTGATGACCTTTGTGTAAACGAAGAGCAAGGCGTTCTAGCACAGATGGCAGCACTTTATAAGCAGTTCCGTTGTTCAATCGTTGCAGTTCAAGAAGTGCCTGAAGATGAGACCCATAAGTATGGCGTTATCAAGGGTGAGATGATCAAAGACGACCTAATCCGTGTTGATGACATGGTTGAAAAACCAGAACCAGGCACAGCACCAAGCAACCTAGCGATCATCGGCCGCTACATCCTGACTCCAGATATCTTTGAGCTAATCGAAAACACTGAACCAGGTAAAGGCGGCGAGATCCAAATCACCGACGCACTACTTAAGCAAGCACAAGCTGGCTGTGTCCTAGCATACAAATTCAAAGGCAAACGTTTTGACTGTGGTAGCGTAGATGGCTATATCGAAGCAACCAACTACTGCTTTGAGAACATCTACAAAAAAGACGAGAAAGCCACTGAGCTTGGCAAGAAGTCGACCCAGAAAGAAGCCTAA